The Ammoniphilus oxalaticus genome contains a region encoding:
- a CDS encoding rhodanese-like domain-containing protein, giving the protein MESHNISASDFVALYKKDGLKQSKIIDVREQHEWDMIHLEQACLIPMNTIPENLEQLSKEQDLYIVCAHGVRSLHVTNYLVHLGYARTINVEGGMAAIAMLLEQNDAESAEEQE; this is encoded by the coding sequence ATGGAATCACACAATATCAGCGCGTCCGATTTTGTTGCGCTTTACAAAAAAGACGGATTAAAGCAGTCTAAAATTATCGACGTGCGTGAACAGCATGAGTGGGATATGATTCATCTCGAGCAAGCTTGCTTAATTCCGATGAATACGATTCCTGAAAATCTGGAACAATTGTCCAAAGAGCAGGATTTATATATTGTTTGCGCCCACGGAGTGAGAAGCTTGCATGTGACGAACTATCTCGTTCATCTTGGCTATGCTCGAACAATTAATGTGGAAGGTGGGATGGCAGCGATCGCGATGTTGTTGGAGCAAAACGACGCTGAAAGCGCGGAAGAACAAGAATGA
- a CDS encoding HAD family hydrolase: MVSMILFDVDGVLLSEERYFDATALTLWEMLFSPTYLGLPGEPFETQPSEDTIRAIRKKVFVDDQILDLMKNRGINSNWDMVYLSFAHQLLCILEQLLPAHREEVTDIIQREITYDSLRRIAGLLKDQRVEIEYERFLTDFGQSAVEKQDLLLYLNDLVLSKLQVETHLFGATSSLWQLCQETFQEWYLGDELVVDNIGRAPTQQGKRGFLSDEIPIVAPQEMAATLSALQEKGITLGIGTGRPTVETMIPLQEMGLLDYFEADRIVTASHVLNAERERPEYAPLSKPQPFCYIKGWLGMQATTQQCMETPLPIIDVAETLLIVGDSVADLMAAQRIGCRFAAVLTGLSGQAARAQFEELGADYILDDMRQVVEIVGEEQN, encoded by the coding sequence ATGGTTTCAATGATATTATTTGATGTAGACGGCGTATTATTAAGCGAGGAGCGTTATTTCGACGCGACAGCATTAACCTTGTGGGAAATGTTGTTTAGCCCGACTTACCTTGGCTTGCCTGGTGAGCCGTTCGAGACGCAACCAAGCGAGGATACGATACGGGCCATCCGCAAAAAAGTGTTTGTCGATGATCAAATTTTAGATCTGATGAAAAATCGCGGGATTAATTCCAATTGGGATATGGTCTATCTTTCTTTCGCCCATCAATTGCTTTGTATTTTAGAACAGTTGTTGCCAGCCCATCGGGAGGAAGTTACAGACATCATCCAGCGAGAAATCACGTATGATTCATTAAGGCGGATTGCTGGCTTGCTCAAAGATCAGCGGGTTGAAATAGAGTATGAACGGTTTTTGACAGACTTCGGCCAGAGCGCTGTTGAAAAGCAGGATTTGCTGTTATACTTAAACGACTTGGTGTTGAGCAAGTTGCAAGTAGAGACCCATCTATTTGGGGCAACCAGTTCCCTTTGGCAGCTTTGCCAGGAAACATTTCAAGAATGGTATTTAGGCGATGAATTAGTGGTGGACAATATCGGTCGGGCTCCGACCCAGCAGGGGAAACGCGGATTTTTGAGTGACGAAATCCCGATTGTTGCTCCGCAGGAGATGGCAGCCACATTATCAGCGTTGCAAGAAAAAGGGATCACACTAGGGATTGGAACCGGGCGACCGACTGTAGAAACGATGATCCCTTTGCAAGAGATGGGTTTGCTCGATTATTTCGAAGCGGACCGCATCGTTACAGCGAGTCACGTGTTAAACGCAGAAAGGGAACGTCCTGAATATGCTCCTCTTTCAAAGCCGCAACCTTTTTGCTACATTAAAGGTTGGTTAGGGATGCAAGCGACGACACAACAATGTATGGAGACACCCTTACCGATCATCGACGTAGCGGAAACACTGCTAATCGTCGGAGATTCCGTCGCTGACTTGATGGCCGCGCAACGTATTGGGTGCCGATTTGCCGCCGTTTTGACGGGATTGAGCGGGCAAGCCGCAAGGGCTCAGTTTGAGGAGCTCGGAGCCGATTATATCTTAGACGACATGCGTCAAGTTGTAGAAATAGTTGGCGAGGAGCAAAACTAG
- the serA gene encoding phosphoglycerate dehydrogenase — protein sequence MFKVLVSDPLSEWGLQKLIEAQDVQVDQKIGLSEQELIETISEYDALLVRSQTEVTAAVIEAATRLKAIGRAGVGVDNIDLPAATQKGIIVLNAPDGNTISTAEHSFAMMIALARRIPHAYFSMMQSEWDRKSFIGVELNQKVLGIIGLGRIGAEIAKRAKAFNMQVVAYDPFLTEERAKNLGVQAATIDELVRQSDFITVHTPLTKETRHLISSREFELMKQGARIINCARGGIIDERALLEALQMEKVAGAALDVFEVEPPINNPLLDHPHVIVTPHLGASTIEAQENVAFAVSEEILHVLRNEPFKNAVNLPSIPLNIREKLEPYFNLSESLGKFVAQTASGGLQEARVTYSGELTEFDTSSLSRSVLKGILSHHLGAGVNYVNAPHLAKSRGISFTEQKSPANRGFTNLITVTLKTNQDENRIAGTMINGYGSRIVKLDEYRIDIQPKGHLILIHHHDRPGAIGNVGALLGNNDINIATMQVGRRNVGGRAIMVLEIDRQVSAQVLDQLNDLSEIISVREIDLTQ from the coding sequence ATGTTTAAAGTGCTCGTAAGCGACCCGCTTAGCGAATGGGGTCTGCAAAAATTGATCGAAGCCCAAGATGTTCAAGTCGATCAAAAGATCGGTTTGTCTGAACAAGAATTGATCGAGACCATTTCTGAATATGACGCTCTGCTCGTCCGCAGTCAAACCGAAGTAACAGCAGCAGTGATTGAAGCGGCAACTCGCCTAAAAGCGATTGGGCGGGCCGGTGTCGGTGTGGATAACATTGATCTTCCCGCAGCGACGCAAAAAGGGATCATCGTGTTGAACGCCCCCGACGGAAACACAATTTCCACCGCCGAACACTCTTTTGCGATGATGATCGCTTTGGCCCGCCGCATCCCCCACGCTTACTTTTCGATGATGCAGAGCGAATGGGATCGTAAAAGTTTTATCGGGGTTGAGCTCAATCAAAAAGTGTTAGGCATCATCGGACTTGGTCGGATCGGCGCGGAAATAGCTAAGCGAGCAAAGGCATTCAATATGCAAGTGGTCGCCTATGATCCTTTTCTTACCGAAGAGCGGGCTAAAAATTTAGGAGTGCAGGCGGCAACAATTGATGAGCTAGTCCGCCAATCCGATTTTATTACTGTTCACACGCCTTTAACGAAAGAGACGAGACACTTAATTAGTTCCCGCGAATTTGAATTGATGAAACAAGGGGCGCGGATCATCAATTGCGCCCGCGGCGGGATCATCGACGAACGAGCTTTGCTTGAAGCGCTACAGATGGAAAAGGTGGCCGGCGCCGCGCTCGATGTCTTTGAAGTGGAGCCGCCTATTAACAATCCGCTACTCGATCATCCACATGTGATCGTCACCCCTCATTTAGGGGCTTCTACCATTGAAGCGCAAGAAAATGTGGCGTTCGCCGTATCAGAGGAAATCCTGCATGTTTTGCGCAATGAGCCGTTTAAAAATGCGGTTAATTTACCGTCCATCCCACTTAACATTCGGGAAAAGCTCGAGCCCTACTTTAATTTAAGTGAGAGCTTAGGAAAGTTTGTCGCCCAAACGGCAAGCGGTGGTTTACAAGAGGCGCGGGTCACGTATTCGGGCGAACTAACGGAATTCGATACATCTTCGCTCTCCCGCTCTGTTTTAAAAGGGATACTCTCCCACCATCTCGGCGCAGGCGTCAACTATGTGAATGCTCCCCATCTAGCTAAAAGCCGAGGCATCTCGTTTACAGAGCAAAAATCACCTGCTAATCGAGGTTTCACCAACTTGATCACGGTCACCCTTAAGACAAATCAAGACGAAAACAGAATCGCGGGAACGATGATAAATGGATACGGATCTCGCATTGTTAAATTAGACGAATACCGCATCGACATTCAGCCAAAAGGGCATCTCATCTTGATTCATCATCATGATCGCCCCGGCGCGATTGGTAACGTCGGCGCCTTGCTCGGTAACAATGATATCAACATTGCCACCATGCAAGTCGGACGGCGCAACGTAGGAGGGCGGGCCATCATGGTCCTCGAAATCGACCGCCAAGTTTCCGCGCAAGTGCTCGATCAATTGAATGATCTATCTGAAATCATAAGCGTAAGGGAAATCGACTTGACTCAGTAA
- a CDS encoding ferredoxin, translated as MAKYTWVEKETCIACGACGAAAPDIYDYDDEGIAFVTIDDNTGTAEIPEVLWEDMDDALDGCPTDSIKIQDEPFNFD; from the coding sequence ATGGCTAAGTATACTTGGGTGGAGAAAGAAACTTGCATTGCATGTGGCGCTTGTGGAGCTGCTGCTCCTGACATTTACGATTACGATGATGAAGGTATCGCTTTCGTAACGATCGATGATAACACGGGAACTGCTGAAATTCCAGAAGTTCTTTGGGAAGATATGGATGACGCGTTGGACGGTTGCCCAACAGATTCCATCAAGATTCAGGACGAACCGTTCAATTTTGACTAA
- a CDS encoding DUF92 domain-containing protein, whose product MMISLLSGFLFSFLIAAFAYQKRSLSKSGAVAAIVVGTNVYAFGSLFWYGLLLTFFISSSALSRLKKQKKDVVAKDLFEKTGQRDVMQVLANGGLGTLFVWFAAASMDTLPWMVAYVGVIAAVNADTWGTELGVLSRGKPRHILTGRLVEKGTSGGISVWGTLGTALGGLWIGLFASLFQLILAENGWQLFWLWIGLLSGLLGALIDSVLGATVQLMYGCSICGGETERCEHCGAKTRRIRGVGGCNNDAVNLLSSAAGGLIAWLCWRVIGF is encoded by the coding sequence ATGATGATCTCGCTTTTATCGGGCTTTCTTTTTAGCTTTTTGATCGCCGCTTTTGCCTATCAGAAACGGTCGTTGTCAAAAAGTGGAGCGGTTGCGGCCATCGTTGTCGGGACGAATGTGTACGCGTTCGGTTCACTCTTTTGGTATGGGTTGCTGCTTACTTTTTTTATCAGTTCGAGCGCCCTTTCTAGGTTAAAGAAACAGAAGAAAGATGTTGTAGCTAAAGATCTTTTTGAGAAGACCGGACAGCGTGATGTGATGCAGGTGCTTGCAAATGGCGGGTTAGGGACATTGTTTGTGTGGTTTGCCGCGGCGTCCATGGATACGTTACCATGGATGGTCGCTTACGTTGGTGTGATCGCGGCGGTCAATGCGGATACATGGGGCACAGAGTTAGGCGTGTTATCGCGCGGGAAGCCTCGGCATATTCTTACGGGACGTCTGGTCGAAAAAGGGACCTCAGGGGGGATCAGTGTTTGGGGCACGCTCGGAACCGCGTTGGGGGGACTTTGGATTGGTCTGTTTGCCTCGTTGTTTCAGTTGATCTTAGCAGAAAATGGATGGCAACTCTTTTGGCTATGGATTGGACTCCTGAGCGGTTTGCTTGGGGCGCTGATCGATAGTGTTCTCGGAGCAACGGTCCAATTGATGTATGGCTGTTCAATTTGCGGCGGGGAAACCGAAAGGTGCGAGCATTGTGGAGCGAAGACGCGGCGAATTAGAGGAGTCGGCGGATGTAACAATGATGCGGTTAACTTGCTCAGCTCAGCGGCGGGCGGATTGATCGCTTGGTTGTGTTGGCGCGTGATTGGGTTTTAA